The Fragaria vesca subsp. vesca linkage group LG2, FraVesHawaii_1.0, whole genome shotgun sequence genome includes a window with the following:
- the LOC101301169 gene encoding uncharacterized protein LOC101301169 gives MKLAGVRPQTLEIEPGTVMNFWVPSETNSKKSKPAVVFLHGFAVDGIITWQFQVLSLARDYAVYVPDLIFFGGSITDKPDRSPEFQAECVAKGLRKLGVKRCTLVGLSYGGMVGFKMAELYPDMVEAVVLTCSVMALTKSVSDAGLGRIGFSRWTGYLLPDSVKGVMFDNRKEREELLEALVIRDEDFTVPNFPQV, from the exons ATGAAGCTAGCAGGGGTGAGACCCCAAACCCTAGAGATCGAACCAGGAACTGTAATGAACTTCTGGGTTCCTTCTGAAACCAACTCGAAAAAGTCGAAGCCAGCCGTGGTCTTTCTTCACGGGTTTGCAGTGGACGGCATCATAACATGGCAATTTCAAGTCCTATCTCTCGCCAGAGACTACGCCGTTTACGTACCCGATCTTATCTTCTTCGGTGGATCCATCACGGATAAACCCGACCGGTCGCCGGAGTTCCAAGCCGAGTGTGTGGCGAAGGGTTTGAGGAAGCTTGGGGTGAAGAGGTGCACCCTTGTGGGGTTGAGCTACGGAGGCATGGTGGGGTTTAAGATGGCGGAGCTGTACCCTGATATGGTTGAGGCCGTTGTCTTGACTTGCTCCGTTATGGCTTTGACCAAGTCCGTTAGCGACGCCGGACTTGGGAGGATTGGGTTCTCACGGTGGACGGGTTACTTGCTTCCCGACTCTGTCAAAGGA GTAATGTTTGACAACCGCAAGGAGAGGGAAGAACTTCTTGAGGCTTTGGTCATCCGTGACGAAGATTTCACCGTGCCTAACTTTCCACAGGTTTGA